The following are encoded in a window of Fulvia fulva chromosome 7, complete sequence genomic DNA:
- a CDS encoding Phosphoacetylglucosamine mutase, translating into MAAHAQAIEKAVKDYPRPGEVKQFTYGTAGFRTKGDWLDHVMFGMGLLAGLRSRKLGGQTIGVMITASHNPAEDNGVKLVDPMGEMLEQEWEQWATHIVNGQTPAETAEAHKTIAEKLGVEVNRPANVIYARDTRPSGVRLVKALEAGLKVTGVDYKDFGILTTPQLHYLVRATNTQTDKNPYGEVSENGYYKKLAAAFKTAMKYVKPTSAVTVDCANGVGAPKLKEMLKHLPEEETGLKVTIKNDKIEQAEVLNKDCGADFVKTQQKVPAGFNGKAFDRWCSFDGDADRIVYYFNEEGSVFRLLDGDRIATLAASFLGELVEKCGLADKIKLGVVQTAYANGASTRFVEERLKLKAEFTNTGVKHLHHAATRYDIGVYFEANGHGTILFSNNALKTIYKQEPESPAQLENLEILRALTDLINQTVGDAISDFLLVETILAHKEYTVKEWLATYTDMPNKLAKQKVHYRGDYVTVPGTAEQKLKYPQGLQRDIDAEVAKYKNGRCFVRASGTEEAVRIYGEAAEAYDVDHMVQTVADLIFLKSSSGV; encoded by the coding sequence ATGGCAGCACACGCCCAAGCCATTGAGAAGGCAGTCAAGGACTACCCTCGCCCAGGTGAGGTCAAGCAATTCACCTATGGCACAGCTGGCTTCCGCACCAAGGGCGACTGGCTCGACCATGTCATGTTCGGCATGGGTCTGCTCGCAGGCCTGCGCTCCCGCAAGCTCGGCGGCCAGACCATCGGAGTCATGATCACAGCCTCGCACAACCCGGCAGAGGACAATGGAGTGAAGCTTGTCGACCCTATGGGTGAGATGTTGGAGCAGGAGTGGGAGCAGTGGGCCACACACATTGTCAACGGACAGACACCAGCGGAGACGGCCGAAGCACACAAGACAATTGCCGAGAAGCTCGGTGTTGAAGTCAACAGACCTGCCAACGTCATCTACGCACGCGATACCCGTCCATCGGGCGTGAGACTCGTCAAGGCACTCGAGGCTGGTCTGAAGGTCACCGGCGTCGACTACAAGGACTTCGGCATCCTCACCACCCCACAGCTTCACTACCTCGTACGTGCCACCAACACTCAGACCGACAAGAACCCATATGGCGAGGTCTCGGAGAATGGATACTACAAGAAGTTGGCTGCTGCCTTCAAGACGGCCATGAAGTATGTCAAGCCCACCAGTGCGGTCACCGTCGACTGTGCCAATGGCGTGGGTGCACCGAAGCTGAAGGAGATGCTCAAGCACTTGCCAGAAGAGGAGACTGGTCTCAAGGTCACCATTAAGAACGACAAGATTGAGCAGGCAGAGGTGCTCAACAAGGACTGTGGTGCCGACTTCGTCAAGACTCAGCAGAAGGTGCCGGCTGGTTTCAACGGCAAGGCTTTTGATCGCTGGTGCTCGTTCGATGGAGATGCCGATCGCATCGTCTACTACTTCAACGAAGAGGGCAGCGTCTTCCGACTGCTTGATGGAGACAGGATTGCTACATTGGCAGCATCGTTCCTTGGTGAGCTCGTGGAGAAGTGCGGCTTAGCTGACAAGATCAAGCTCGGTGTTGTGCAGACAGCCTACGCCAACGGCGCCAGTACTCGCTTCGTGGAGGAGCGTCTCAAGCTCAAGGCTGAGTTCACCAACACCGGAGTCAAGCACCTACACCACGCTGCTACTCGCTACGACATCGGCGTCTACTTCGAGGCCAACGGCCACGGTACAATCCTGTTCTCAAACAACGCTCTCAAGACGATCTACAAGCAGGAACCAGAATCACCTGCTCAGCTCGAGAACCTGGAGATACTCCGCGCTTTGACTGATCTCATCAACCAGACTGTCGGCGATGCCATCTCGGACTTCCTTCTCGTTGAGACCATCCTTGCTCACAAGGAGTACACGGTCAAGGAATGGCTCGCAACATACACCGACATGCCGAATAAGCTCGCCAAGCAGAAAGTCCATTACCGTGGCGACTATGTCACCGTTCCGGGCACCGCCGAACAGAAGCTCAAGTACCCCCAGGGTCTACAGAGAGACATCGACGCCGAAGTCGCCAAGTACAAGAATGGTCGCTGCTTCGTCCGCGCCTCGGGTACCGAGGAGGCTGTTCGCATCTACGGTGAAGCCGCGGAGGCGTACGACGTCGACCACATGGTACAGACTGTGGCAGACCTCATCTTCCTCAAGAGCAGCTCAGGCGTATAG
- a CDS encoding Succinate--CoA ligase [ADP-forming] subunit beta, mitochondrial translates to MFKLARSSRQVASALQSFKEAPIRQQVRNLSIHEYRSAQLLDSYGIGVPRGNVAHSPKEAQEVASQIGGEDMVIKAQVLAGGRGKGHFDNGFKGGVRIVYSPREASILADQMIGHKLITKQTGERGRICNSVYIVERKFARREFYLAILMDRQSQGPVIVASSQGGMDIETVAKENPEAIITTPIDIHKGVTDDIATDIATKLGFSKQCIQPAKDTIQKLYKIFMEKDATQIEINPLSETSDHQVLCMDAKLNFDDNAEFRQKEIFSWRDPSQEDADEVKAGEQGLNFIKLDGDIGCLVNGAGLAMATMDIIKLNGGSPANFLDVGGGATPEAIKSAFDLITSDPKVTAIFVNIFGGIVRCDAIAKGLINVVESMNLRTPVIARLQGTNSEQAEKLINESGLKIFSIDDLQTAAEKSVQFSKVVKIARDIDVGVEFTLGI, encoded by the exons ATGTTCAAGCTCGCCCGTAGCAGCAGGCAGGTCGCCTCTGCTCTGCAGAGCTTCAAG GAAGCGCCCATCCGCCAACAAGTGCGCAACCTCTCCATCCACGAATACCGATCCGCCCAGCTCCTCGACTCGTACGGCATCGGGGTCCCCAGGGGCAATGTAGCGCACAGCCCCAAGGAGGCACAAGAGGTGGCCTCGCAGATCGGCGGAGAGGACATGGTCATCAAGGCACAAGTACTGGCAGGAGGCCGTGGAAAGGGCCACTTCGACAACGGATTCAAGGGTGGTGTGAGGATCGTGTATAGCCCACGCGAGGCGTCCATCCTCGCCGACCAGATGATCGGCCACAAGCTCATCACAAAGCAAACTGGCGAGCGCGGCAGGATCTGCAACAGCGTCTACATCGTTGAGCGCAAGTTCGCCCGTCGTGAATTCTACCTCGCAATCCTGATGGACCGTCAATCGCAAGGCCCTGTCATTGTCGCTTCGAGCCAAGGTGGTATGGACATTGAGACGGTAGCCAAGGAGAACCCAGAGGCCATCATCACCACACCAATCGACATCCACAAGGGCGTGACCGACGACATCGCGACCGACATCGCCACCAAGCTTGGATTCTCCAAACAATGCATTCAGCCGGCCAAGGACACCATCCAGAAGCTCTACAAGATCTTCATGGAGAAGGACGCAACACAGATCGAGATCAACCCACTTTCCGAGACCTCCGACCACCAAGTCCTCTGCATGGACGCCAAGCTCAACTTCGACGACAACGCCGAGTTCCGCCAAAAGGAAATCTTCAGCTGGCGAGATCCTTCCCAAGAAGACGCCGACGAAGTCAAGGCTGGCGAACAAGGCCTCAACTTCATCAAGCTCGACGGTGACATCGGCTGCCTCGTCAACGGTGCCGGTCTCGCCATGGCAACCATGGACATCATCAAGCTCAACGGCGGCAGCCCGGCGAACTTCCTCGATGTCGGCGGAGGTGCTACCCCAGAGGCTATCAAGTCTGCCTTCGACCTGATCACATCTGACCCCAAGGTGACGGCTATCTTTGTCAACATCTTTGGTGGTATCGTGAGATGTGATGCGATTGCTAAGGGTCTGATCAATGTGGTGGAGAGCATGAACTTGAGGACTCCGGTTATCGCGAGGCTGCAGGGTACCAACTCGGAGCAGGCGGAGAAGCTGATTAATGAGAGTGGGTTGAAGATTTTCAGCATTGATGATTTGCAGACGGCGGCGGAGAAGAGTGTGCAGTTCAGTAAGGTGGTGAAGATTG CACGCGACATCGATGTTGGTGTCGAGTTCACCCTGGGTATATAG
- a CDS encoding 3-ketoacyl-CoA thiolase, peroxisomal encodes MAGFIQKGTKSILQKNPNDIVFLSALRTPVTRAKKGGFKDAHDHELLAHVLKATLAANTNLDPAKIDDVQIGTVLSELGGSKAGRMAACHVCVPITTSVQTVNRACSSGLAAITGIANAIAVGQIDVGIGGGMESMTRNYGSRAIPTQLWDELRNSPVKDAKDCIMSMGITAENVAERYGVSRADQDAFAASSHLKAAKAQKEGLFDKEIVAVTTRWHPNPENPETTEEITVTKDDGIRPNSSPESLAKMKPAFKETGTATAGNSSQVSDGAAATLMMRRSTATELGLTSSIIGKWAGTQVIGCKPDEMGIGPALAIPKLLDYTGVDKSEIGIWEINEAFASQAIHCVRTLGIDESKVNPKGGAIALGHPLGATGARQLATLLPELERQGQQLGVVSMCIGTGMGMASLIVRE; translated from the coding sequence ATGGCCGGCTTCATCCAGAAAGGCACGAAGAGCATCCTCCAAAAGAACCCCAACGATATCGTCTTCCTCTCTGCTCTCCGCACACCAGTCACACGAGCGAAGAAAGGCGGCTTCAAAGATGCCCACGACCACGAACTGCTCGCCCACGTCCTCAAAGCAACATTGGCTGCAAACACCAACCTCGATCCTGCGAAGATAGACGACGTTCAGATTGGTACCGTCCTCTCCGAACTGGGTGGCTCAAAGGCAGGCCGCATGGCAGCATGCCACGTCTGCGTGCCCATTACTACCAGTGTTCAAACTGTGAACAGGGCATGTTCGTCAGGTCTTGCAGCGATAACAGGAATCGCCAACGCGATCGCAGTAGGTCAGATTGATGTAGGCATTGGAGGCGGCATGGAGAGCATGACGCGAAACTACGGCTCAAGAGCAATTCCTACACAACTCTGGGATGAACTACGGAATAGCCCGGTGAAGGATGCAAAGGATTGTATCATGTCTATGGGAATCACGGCAGAGAATGTGGCGGAGCGATACGGTGTATCTCGTGCAGATCAGGATGCCTTTGCGGCCTCGTCGCATCTTAAAGCCGCGAAAGCACAGAAGGAGGGACTATTCGATAAGGAGATCGTAGCTGTAACAACAAGGTGGCATCCTAATCCCGAGAACCCAGAGACGACGGAAGAGATCACAGTGACGAAAGACGACGGAATCAGACCCAACTCCTCCCCAGAAAGTCTCGCGAAGATGAAGCCTGCCTTCAAGGAGACGGGCACAGCCACTGCGGGAAATAGCTCACAAGTCTCTGATGGCGCGGCTGCGACGCTCATGATGCGACGCAGTACTGCCACGGAACTAGGCCTCACCTCCAGCATTATCGGAAAGTGGGCAGGAACGCAAGTCATTGGCTGCAAGCCTGATGAGATGGGGATTGGGCCTGCTCTCGCAATTCCAAAGTTGCTAGACTACACCGGCGTAGATAAGAGCGAGATTGGGATTTGGGAGATTAACGAGGCGTTCGCAAGTCAGGCGATTCACTGTGTACGGACGTTGGGGATTGATGAGAGCAAAGTAAATCCCAAGGGCGGAGCAATCGCATTGGGACATCCTCTTGGTGCGACAGGAGCGAGGCAGCTCGCGACCTTACTACCGGAGCTGGAAAGACAAGGGCAGCAGTTGGGTGTGGTTAGCATGTGTATTGGAACGGGGATGGGGATGGCGAGTTTGATCGTGAGGGAGTAG
- a CDS encoding Vegetative incompatibility protein HET-E-1, giving the protein MRLLRCDTEELTLQTFNDDSQVPRYAILSHTWLAEQEEVTFFDLHDHEKAKLKLGWSKLDHSRRRAREDGYLFVWIDTCCIDKGSSAELAEAINSMFRWYKNAKICYVYPANFCGVVSVVSNLSEELILKDNFISALQELLAPVRLHFYDMDWKCIGVVHRHNTQYCRQSDCRECSHAEDIDGFVGKISEITGIGRAALLGLSRLDRYSIAQRMCWANRKTTRAEDRAYSLLGIFDINMPVIYGEGHKAFQRLQHEILRAHSDQSLFAWHAMQHSDVNLSFQDTRILLAPSHLYFRNSNEIVPLAYKRSRSYEPISVGIRMTLPVMRQEGNLRGILHCALEDDRTKAIALNISLKDDEQEAFLIRDYQRI; this is encoded by the coding sequence ATGCGACTCTTGCGGTGCGATACCGAGGAACTTACATTGCAGACCTTCAATGACGACAGCCAGGTGCCGCGATATGCTATCTTATCGCACACATGGCTGGCCGAGCAGGAAGAGGTCACTTTCTTTGACCTTCACGACCACGAGAAAGCAAAGCTCAAGCTTGGTTGGTCGAAACTGGATCATTCTCGCCGACGAGCACGTGAAGATGGCTACCTCTTTGTCTGGATTGACACATGCTGCATAGACAAGGGGAGCAGCGCTGAACTAGCTGAAGCCATAAATTCGATGTTCCGTTGGTACAAGAATGCGAAAATCTGCTATGTCTACCCTGCAAACTTCTGTGGCGTCGTCTCTGTAGTATCGAACCTATCAGAAGAGCTTATCCTGAAGGACAACTTCATCTCTGCTTTGCAGGAGTTACTGGCACCTGTCAGACTGCACTTCTATGACATGGATTGGAAGTGCATTGGAGTAGTGCATCGGCACAACACGCAATATTGCAGGCAATCAGACTGCAGAGAATGCAGCCATGCGGAGGATATCGACGGGTTTGTAGGCAAGATCAGTGAAATTACTGGCATCGGGAGAGCCGCGCTCCTAGGACTTTCTCGACTTGATCGTTACAGTATAGCACAACGCATGTGTTGGGCGAACAGGAAGACGACCCGCGCAGAAGATCGAGCATACTCACTGCTTGGCATATTCGACATCAACATGCCTGTCATCTACGGAGAAGGACACAAAGCTTTCCAGCGACTACAGCATGAGATACTGCGGGCGCACTCCGACCAGTCTCTATTTGCTTGGCATGCCATGCAGCATAGCGACGTGAATTTGTCATTCCAGGACACTCGCATACTACTGGCTCCGTCGCATTTGTACTTCAGAAACTCGAATGAGATCGTGCCGTTGGCCTACAAGCGCAGCCGTTCTTACGAGCCAATCAGTGTAGGCATCAGGATGACACTGCCCGTCATGCGACAGGAGGGTAATCTTCGCGGTATCTTACATTGTGCGCTCGAGGATGACAGGACTAAAGCGATTGCTCTTAACATAAGTCTCAAGGACGATGAGCAAGAAGCCTTCCTTATTCGTGACTATCAACGGATTTAA
- a CDS encoding putative oligoribonuclease — protein sequence MPESRSHHPLVWIDCEMTGLDAEKDTIMSLACYITDANLNLLDETGYEAVIHHSQSQLDAMGEWCTDHHGSSGLSQECLQSQTTAEQAADELYQYILQFCPDRRKALLAGNTVHADKTFLVKEPWTKIAKHLHHRILDVSAIKEAAKRWAPDEVIKKSPQKAGKHEAKADILESIEEAKYWKKTLFDGAGSQGEANGDVK from the coding sequence ATGCCAGAATCACGGTCACATCATCCGTTGGTATGGATCGACTGCGAGATGACCGGCCTCGATGCCGAGAAAGATACGATAATGTCGTTGGCCTGCTACATCACAGACGCGAATCTCAACCTCCTAGATGAGACCGGCTACGAAGCAGTGATACATCACTCTCAATCCCAACTGGACGCTATGGGCGAATGGTGTACAGATCACCACGGCTCATCTGGCCTCTCGCAGGAgtgtctacaatctcaaaCCACTGCcgagcaagcagcagacgAACTATACCAGTACATTCTACAATTCTGTCCAGATCGAAGGAAAGCGTTACTGGCAGGCAACACCGTGCATGCCGATAAGACGTTTCTCGTGAAGGAGCCTTGGACGAAGATCGCGAAGCATTTGCATCACCGGATCTTGGACGTCAGTGCGATCAAGGAGGCTGCAAAGAGGTGGGCGCCGGATGAGGTGATCAAGAAGAGTCCGCAGAAGGCTGGGAAGCATGAGGCGAAGGCGGATATTCTGGAGAGTATTGAGGAGGCGAAGTATTGGAAGAAGACTTTATTTGATGGAGCGGGATCGCAAGGTGAGGCAAACGGAGATGTGAAGTGA
- a CDS encoding AB hydrolase superfamily protein — MTSHSEDQNDGIDVLSVQAEKAFVDGAGAPNEGIEEFYVSIPTTAGHKLDAKVWRYKSTPASDRPLILLLHGGGFFAGSKEMCTRPGIEFAEEFGAVVVSAGYRLCPDHAWPAPVDDGLDVVRFLSESATNELGANLEKGFVIGGFSAGANIAAVVTHQLRLDLKNPVTGHFSSIPHLCHDEMVPAAYRASWTSRTDNEPKDPGINYHSPLFSPFNSPEHTWKDLPRTFIQAGEDDLLRDDAVIYAEALRKAGVEVQIDVQTQIGHQCYSIWHDETNETHRELKQRTMRGVAWLLRKE, encoded by the exons ATGACTTCGCACTCAGAAGACCAGAATGATGGCATTGACGTGCTCAGCGTTCAAGCCGAGAAGGCCTTCGTAGACGGCGCCGGGGCCCCAAACGAAGGTATCGAGGAATTCTATGTGTCAATCCCAACAACAGCAGGCCACAAGCTCGATGCGAAGGTCTGGCGATACAAAAGCACACCAGCATCTGACAGACCTTTGATTCTTTTGCTTCATGGAGGCGGTTTCTTCGCCGGCTCAAAGGAGATGTGCACTCGTCCTGGAATAGAGTTTGCAGAGGAGTTTGGTGCGGTAGTGGTCTCGGCGGGTTACAGGCTGTGTCCTGATCATGCTTGGCCAGCTCCGGTGGATG ATGGACTGGATGTCGTCCGGTTCCTCAGTGAGAGTGCCACCAATGAGCTGGGCGCAAATCTCGAGAAAGGCTTCGTTATCGGAGGCTTCTCAGCTGGTGCCAATATAGCCGCTGTTGTGACTCACCAGCTGAGGTTGGACCTCAAGAATCCAGTGACTGGGCACTTCAGTAGCATTCCTCATCTCTGTCACGACGAAATGGTTCCGGCCGCCTATCGCGCCTCCTGGACCTCGCGAACGGACAACGAGCCTAAAGATCCTGGCATCAACTACCATTCGCCTTTGTTCTCACCGTTTAATTCCCCCGAGCACACATGGAAGGACCTACCCCGAACGTTTATTCAGGCGGGCGAGGATGACCTCCTCCGAGATGATGCAGTGATCTATGCAGAGGCCTTGAGGAAGGCTGGCGTGGAGGTACAAATCGACGTCCAGACACAGATCGGGCACCAGTGCTACTCGATATGGCATGATGAGACGAATGAGACTCATAGGGAGTTGAAGCAGAGAACGATGCGTGGTGTTGCGTGGCTGTTGAGGAAAGAGTAG
- a CDS encoding Serine/threonine-protein kinase ppk23 has translation MPSRWADTEEDAAEDARRKAEKEEKKRLKAEKQRKAEEAQVAQRAAAAQANGHAREDGDERPSKRRRISQEDRGNALQHAPALARKLLRFNAPTWQPCRSVERFDRLNHIEEGSYGYVSRASEEATGEIVAIKKLKLNPATDGGFSVTALREIQCLNAVKHRHIVELREVVAGQGDSRGDVYLVMELLEHDLKTLQEEMEEPFLPSEIKTLLLQLGSAVEFLHDHWILHRDLKTSNILMNNRGEIKLADFGMARFCGDPPPQNLTQLVVTLWYRSPELLLGATTYDAAIDMWSIGCIFGELLTKHPLLQGKNEVDQLSKTFELCGIPTEETWPGFKRLPNARSMRLPSNSKSATGSIIRSKFPTLTNGGASLMNSLLSLDPSKRPSAKEMLEHAYFREDPRPKPAAMFPTFPSKAGQEKRKRRASPNAPIRGAAPGLQVDVDFNSIFKGREEEEKGGGFQLKLV, from the exons ATGCCATCTCGCTGGGCAGACACCGAAGAAGATGCGGCCGAGGATGCGCGACGGAAGGCTGAGAAGGAAGAGAAGAAGCGACTGAAGGCCGAGAAACAGCGCAAAGCAGAAGAAGCACAAGTTGCACAACGAGCAGCTGCAGCACAAGCGAATGGACATGCGCGAGAAGATGGTGACGAGCGACCGAGCAAACGACGGCGAATATCACAGGAAGATCGAGGCAATGCACTACAACATGCGCCAGCACTTGCGCGGAAGTTGCTGCGGTTCAATGCGCCGACATGGCAGCCATGCCGCTCTGTAGAACGATTCGACCGACTGAACCACATCGAAGAAGGGAGTTACGGCTATGTGTCAAGAGCGAGCGAGGAAGCGACGGGTGAGATCGTGGCCATCAAGAAGCTGAAGCTCAACCCTGCGACAGATGGCGGCTTCTCCGTCACAGCACTACGCGAGATACAATGCCTCAACGCCGTCAAGCATCGGCACATTGTGGAGCTGCGCGAAGTCGTCGcagggcaaggcgacagtCGAGGCGATGTATACCTGGTCATGGAGCTCCTCGAGCATGACCTCAAGACGCTGCAGGAAGAGATGGAGGAGCCATTCTTGCCGTCTGAGATCAAAACACTGCTGTTACAGCTTGGCAGCGCGGTCGAGTTCTTGCACGACCATTGGATCCTGCATCGAGATTTGAAGACCAGTAACATCCTCATGAACAACCGCGGAGAGATCAAGCTCGCGGACTTCGGCATGGCACGATTCTGCGGAGATCCTCCCCCACAGAATCTTACCCAACTAGTGGTGACGTTGTGGTATCGCTCACCAGAGCTACTGCTGGGAGCTACCACATACGATGCAGCGATCGACATGTGGAGCATTGGTTGCATCTTTGGCGAGCTGCTCACAAAACATCCTCTCCTTCAAGGCAAGAACGAGGTAGACCAACTTAGTAAG ACATTCGAGCTCTGCGGTATACCTACCGAGGAGACATGGCCCGGCTTCAAGCGCCTACCCAACGCACGATCGATGCGTCTACCGTCAAACAGCAAGTCCGCCACAGGCTCGATCATACGGTCCAAGTTCCCGACTTTGACAAACGGCGGTGCAAGTCTGATGAACAGTCTGCTCAGTTTGGACCCATCGAAGCGGCCTAGTGCCAAGGAGATGCTGGAACATGCCTACTTCCGCGAGGACCCACGTCCCAAGCCGGCAGCAATGTTTCCTACTTTTCCTTCGAAAGCAGGTCAAGAGAAACGGAAGCGACGTGCAAGTCCAAACGCCCCAATCCGTGGCGCTGCTCCTGGCTTGCAAGTCGACGTGGACTTCAATTCAATCTTCAAGGGTCGCGAGGAGGAAGAGAAGGGTGGTGGCTTCCAGCTTAAGCTGGTCTAA
- a CDS encoding Efflux pump radE — MQADEQEKTSQWAEHEETTYARATQHTSTATATIPPASESTADKVQDDAASIHGEFDVYWENETDPENPLNWPQWRKVSNIAMTSFVTFLTPLASSMFAPGVPETFKTDSNTAATFVVSIFVLGFAFGPIVVAPASKLYGRLPVYHICNILFTIFTICNAVSTNMAMLMAFHFLAGFAGVGAVTIGSGSVADMMPPEQRGISLALWSLGFLFGPIVGPIAGGFPVAAMGWRWVFWIIAILSGATTLICFLVLKETLATIILEKKALRLRKSTENLDHRSRVASPLAPKTLMAETCVRPLKILLFTPVASWMCMYIALLYGLLYILFTTFTFVFTETYKLSTTAAGLSYLGCGVGTLIGLAFAARLSDRIVRRKVAAGITPLPEDRLPLYMALPGSLAIPIGFLIYGWGAHFRVHWIVPQIGTAVMSFGTIVILMYVQTYLTDVYTVHAAIAIAANAVLRSLLGALLPLLNIMTKRKRDSVAPDASSKRTMATRAMTRAAAVDAVFMTTELLEGILQHLPMKDLLLSQRVCHKWKSVIEQSQCLQQALFFLPREPDFAWLYPRSKRTEHIITRVSTGHMMEGKHDIVVYPSGEMNPMFFVQGSNIIKTNKAIPGSDNGYEMFRYHCQPPWLDCPEGSWRKMLSSQPPVKAIDYHWVCAGHLQNGLVNQTEPITLADMGKLFINPGKLDDATFYGHGQSNHLATEGILYPKTSEKDVYRIMGRNGKRYVQGSANCITVEIEGPQFV; from the exons ATGCAAGCAGACGAACAGGAGAAGACTTCACAATGGGCCGAGCACGAAGAGACCACGTATGCACGTGCGACACAACACACGTCTACAGCTACCGCCACAATACCACCTGCATCAGAGTCGACCGCAGACAAAGTACAGGACGATGCCGCTTCGATACATGGTGAGTTCGATGTCTACTGGGAGAATGAGACCGATCCGGAGAACCCATTGAACTGGCCACAATGGCGCAAGGTGTCCAACATCGCCATGACCTCTTTCGTCACCTTCCTGAC ACCCTTAGCATCCTCAATGTTTGCACCAGGAGTTCCAGAGACCTTCAAAACCGACTCGAACACCGCAGCGACCTTCGTCGTCAGCATCTTCGTCCTAGGTTTCGCCTTTGGACCCATAGTCGTGGCACCGGCAAGTAAGCTCTACGGCCGCCTGCCAGTCTATCACATATGCAACATCCTCTTCACCATCTTCACCATTTGCAACGCCGTCTCCACGAACATGGCGATGCTCATGGCATTCCACTTTCTGGCAGGCTTCGCTGGCGTAGGAGCCGTCACGATCGGTAGCGGCTCAGTCGCAGATATGATGCCTCCCGAGCAGAGAGGCATCTCCCTGGCACTATGGTCACTCGGTTTCCTTTTTGGCCCCATCGTCGGCCCCATTGCGGGTGGTTTCCCCGTAGCAGCCATGGGCTGGCGCTGGGTGTTCTGGATCATTGCCATCCTCTCCGGCGCCACGACTCTAATCTGCTTCCTCGTTCTGAAAGAAACCCTCGCAACCATAATCCTCGAGAAGAAAGCCCTTCGTCTCCGCAAATCAACCGAAAACCTCGACCACCGCTCCCGCGTCGCCTCTCCCTTGGCGCCCAAAACGCTCATGGCAGAGACCTGCGTCCGCCCACTCAAGATCCTTCTCTTCACACCCGTGGCTAGCTGGATGTGCATGTACATCGCACTCCTCTACGGCCTGCTCTACATCCTCTTCACGACTTTCACCTTCGTCTTCACCGAGACTTACAAGCTCTCCACCACAGCCGCAGGCCTCTCATACTTGGGCTGCGGCGTCGGAACGCTAATCGGTCTCGCCTTCGCCGCCCGCCTCAGCGACAGGATCGTCCGCCGCAAGGTTGCCGCGGGCATCACACCTCTCCCCGAAGATCGCCTCCCTCTCTACATGGCATTACCCGGCAGCCTCGCGATCCCGATCGGCTTCTTAATCTACGGCTGGGGAGCACACTTCCGAGTCCACTGGATCGTGCCGCAGATCGGGACGGCGGTGATGAGTTTCGGCACGATCGTGATTCTGATGTATGTGCAGACATATTTGACGGATGTGTACACGGTGCACGCGGCGATTGCTATCGCCGCGAACGCGGTGTTGAGGAGTCTTTTGGGGGCTTTGCTGCCGCTTT TGAACATCATGACGAAACGCAAGCGCGACTCAGTCGCGCCCGATGCCAGCTCAAAGCGAACCATGGCCACCAGAGCAATGACAAGAGCTGCCGCCGTCGACGCCGTTTTCATGACCACAGAGTTACTTGAGGGCATACTGCAACACCTCCCGATGAAAGACCTGCTGCTCAGTCAGCGGGTGTGCCACAAGTGGAAGAGCGTCATCGAGCAGTCTCAATGTCTGCAACAGGCGCTCTTCTTCCTGCCAAG AGAACCCGACTTCGCATGGCTGTATCCCCGCTCGAAGAGGACCGAGCACATCATCACCCGAGTCTCGACAGGGCATATGATGGAAGGCAAGCACGACATTGTGGTTTATCCGTCCGGCGAGATGAACCCAATGTTCTTCGTCCAAGGCAGCAACATCATCAAGACCAATAAGGCAATTCCTGGCTCTGACAACGGGTACGAAATGTTCAGATACCATTGTCAACCACCCTGGCTGGACTGTCCCGAGGGATCTTGGCGCAAGATGCTTTCTTCTCAGCCACCAGTGAAGGCCATCGACTACCACTG GGTCTGTGCCGGACACCTCCAGAATGGATTGGTCAACCAAACCGAACCAATCACATTAGCTGATATGGGAAAACTGTTCATTAACCCTGGAAAGCTGGATGACGCAACGTTCTATGGCCACGGCCAGAGCAATCATCTCGCCACGGAAGGGATCCTCTACCCAAAGACCAGTGAGAAGGATGTGTATCGTATCATGGGACGCAATGGCAAGAG GTATGTCCAGGGGTCGGCCAACTGCATAACGGTCGAAATCGAGGGACCGCAATTCGTGTAA